The genomic DNA AGAGCGGAATCCACTAGGCCATGCGCCAGAGTGATTGAGCCATTCAGCACCATTATCTGGGGTTCTGAAACGTATGCCGACTGAAATACAACCCCGCTCTTGTCCGCCTTCCCAGCCACCTCGCTGGCCAGGGCCAGCATGTCCACTGTGCCGGAGTAGACAGGCACGCTGGCCGCCTGGATGCAGGGTAGCCAGGAGACGGACTTGGGTTGGGTTTCGTCGTTGCCGAAGGCTGTGATGTAGCTGGTAGAAGTAACGCTTGGCGTCTCTGTATCGCTTGCAGGCAAGACAGTGGTTGAACCACCGACACCGACCGTACGGCTTACCCTAATAGGGTGATTATGCTGTTTAATCCCATCCGCCTGCCACGTACCCACGCCCCGCCCGTTGCTCGGATCAGCGCCGCGCACGAAATCGCGCAGCCTGGGCAGGCGGAATGTGTTCACGCCGTCGCCGTCCGAGAAGTAGCCGACCGACGTTTGCGCCGCCGCCTGGCCCTGCCATTCGGCTTCCGTAATCAGCAGTCCCGAGTTCTGCGCGTACTCCCAGAGCTGCGGCCAAGTGGTCCGGCTGACGCTCGCGCCGTCGTTGACGGCCAGCATGCCCGGCAAAGGCGTGGTGCCCGGCACCCAGATCATGGTGCCCACGGGCAGGCCGCTGCTCAAGCCCTCTCCGCCCGTCCCGCTGCTCAGCCTGGCCACCTCGGCTGCCAAGGCCAGCATGTCCACGGTGCCCGAGTTGACCGGCAGGCTGGCGGCCTGGATGCAGGGCAGCCAGTTGATGGACTTGGGGCGGGTTTCGAAGCCGCCAGAAGATCCGGTAGTAAGGCCTTGGGTTACAAGAGCGCCAGATAGTGTGGTTCCAGACCCTGCTGAACCTATGTTGAACCAAGAGGATGACAATTGATGGTTGTGTGCCTTGAACTCATCCCCCTGCCACAACCCCACCGGCCTGCCATTGCTCGGATCAGCGCCGCGCAGGTAGTCCACGAGCTTGGGCAATCTGAAGGTCGTCGAACCGTCGCCGTCCGAGAAATTGCCGACCGAGGAATGCACCGAGGCCTGGGCTTGCCACTCGGTATCCGTGACGAGCAGCCCGGAGGCTTGCGCGAACTCCCACAGCTCGGGCCAGGTAGAGCGGCCGATGACGTCGC from Desulfocurvibacter africanus subsp. africanus DSM 2603 includes the following:
- a CDS encoding phage tail protein, coding for MAEQFYTILTKVGHAKLANALALGQSVSLTHMAVGQGVSGGYYEPTETQTALKSEAWRGPVNALNVDPQNASWLVAELVIPTSVGNFTVREAGLFDVDNDLIAVGKYPQTYKPQLADGAGKDLYIRLIVQVSNTSVVTLKVDPAVVLATRGYAEAQADEAEIAAKAYSDGRLAAHSDSYRGFGLDGRHTAYTGDLDAIERNSLYAVQKGQATHLPADMPAGVQGFVQTMVQPADSGRTQLVWSVDDAGHPGWWRRRVNGGWGEWSVVGAAMGLPVGTVVWVPGTTPPPGMLAVNAGDVIGRSTWPELWEFAQASGLLVTDTEWQAQASVHSSVGNFSDGDGSTTFRLPKLVDYLRGADPSNGRPVGLWQGDEFKAHNHQLSSSWFNIGSAGSGTTLSGALVTQGLTTGSSGGFETRPKSINWLPCIQAASLPVNSGTVDMLALAAEVARLSSGTGGEGLSSGLPVGTMIWVPGTTPLPGMLAVNDGASVSRTTWPQLWEYAQNSGLLITEAEWQGQAAAQTSVGYFSDGDGVNTFRLPRLRDFVRGADPSNGRGVGTWQADGIKQHNHPIRVSRTVGVGGSTTVLPASDTETPSVTSTSYITAFGNDETQPKSVSWLPCIQAASVPVYSGTVDMLALASEVAGKADKSGVVFQSAYVSEPQIMVLNGSITLAHGLVDSALNPVDPKVVQCRIKCVVAEGSYSVGDEVIIGPAPDDDGSTGRGLVVVPTATNLFVKVGNGVPTILSKSTTARLNITLANWKLIVRAYA